In Caulobacter segnis ATCC 21756, the sequence CGCCGCGCCGACGATGCTGGCGATCCGGGCCTGGCCGGCGGGCGTCAAGGCCGTGCCGCAGCCGACGCCGCCGTCGGTGTTGGTTTGGTAGGTGTCGAGCTTCTTCTTCTCGGACGTATAGCGCAGGCCGGCGGTGATCTCGAACGCGTCGGTCACGTGCCAGGTGTCGTTGGTGAACAGGGCCACGGTGGTGGCCCGCTGGTCATAGCGGTCGCGCAGGCCCTGGCCCGGCGCGAAGGACGTGTTGGGCGCGCGGTTCAGCAGCAGGGCGATGAAGTTGGCGACGCCCGCTGGGTTGGTGGCGGAACGCGACAGCAGGCGGCCCAGATACTGCTCGTAGTGATTGCCGAAGTAGAAGTTGGCTCGGTTCTCCAGGCGCTCGTCCGCCAGGAAGGCGCCGACTAGCCAGTCGAACTTGTCGCTGCGACCGGCCAGGCGCAGTTCCTGGGTATAGGTCGTGAATTCGGAATAGTTGGAGCCGTCCTTGTTGCGATAGGTGATGTCGGCCGTGCTGAAATCGGAGTCCTGGCCGTTGTCGGTGCGCCAGTTGCGGATGGCCGAGATGCTGGTCAGCGACCCGAAGGGCAGGTCGATGTCGCCTTGCAGCGAAATCCCCTTGTCCTCGATCTTCGCCGGCGCGCCGCGGTTGGAATAGGCGACGCGATCGAAGGGATCGGCGGTGGCGGCCACCGGGGTCGCCTGGCCGGACACCGCCGCCAGGATGGCCGAGGTCGGGCCGGTGCGGATCTGCACCGCGCCGCAGCAGTTCTCGTCCCGGCGGCTGTAGTCGGCGATCACGCGGAAGGTCGATTTGTCGTCCGGAATGAACAGCAGCTGGCCACGGACGGTATAGAAGTTCTGGTCGGCGTCCTGGTCGCGCTTGGATGGTCCCGCGCCGGTGACGACGTCGTTGTAGCCGTCACGCTGGCGAGCCGCGACATAGAGGCGGCCGGCCAGCTTGTCTTCGAACAGCGGACCGGTGACCGAGGCCGAGGCGCCCTTGGCGTCATAGTTGCCGAAGGTCAGCTCGGCGTTGGCGCCGAAGCCGAACTCGGGCTCCTTGGTCATCACGTTGATGACGCCGGCGGAGGTGTTCTTGCCGAACAGGGTGCCTTGCGGGCCCTTCAGGACCTCGATCCGCTCCATTTCGCCAAGGTCGCCGAAGCCGACGCCGTTGCGCGGGCGGTAGACGCCGTCGATCACCACGCCGACCGAGCTTTCGAGGCCGGGATTGTCGCCGACCGTGCCGACGCCGCGCACGCGGGCGGTGGTCGAGGCCTCGGAAGAGGTCGAGGTCACGGTGAGGCCCGGTGTCAGGATCGTCAGGTCCTTGATGTCCTTGACGCCGGTGTCTTGCAGCAGCTTGGCGCCGACGGCGGTCACCACGACCGGCACATCCTGCAGGTTCTGCTCCCGCTTCTGGGCGGTGACGATAATACTGTCTACGGTTTGAACGTCGCTCTCTTGAGCCTGTGCGGCGCTGGAGGCGCCAAGACCAACGAGGACGACAGCGGACGCAGTGCCGCAAAGCACCTGGGTGAAGCGCATTTCCTACCTCGGTTCGTTGGCCCGGAGACGCTTGCCCATCCCCAGGCTTGTTTTTCGTTGCTCCGCTCGAACGACCGTTCGAATGGATAGCCAAGGGTTAGGCGCCGTCGTTGTGTTCGGCAAGCAAAATCCCTTGTGACAAAAAGGCCTAGCGCCTTCTGTTGCTGGGATGTGACAACGTTCGTCGAGCGTCATGTACTTTCGAAGAAGGGTTGCGCGCCGGCTGTGTCGGCCTCATTTGGCGAGCATGTCCCTGTCGTCAGCCTACCGTCCCGACCCCCGTTTCCAGTCCCTGGGCGCCGATTTCGCCGATCCTGTCGAGGCGGCGGACTTCCCGCAGACGGTCCTCCGCTATCGGAACGACCGCGCGGCGGCCAGCGTGGGGCTCGACGGACTGACCGACGCAGCCTGGGTCCGTAATTTCGGCCGCTTCGCGCCGCTGCCGGACAATCAGCCAACGCCTTTGGCCATGCGTTATCACGGCCATCAGTTCCGCGTTTACAACCCCGATCTCGGCGATGGTCGAGGGTTCCTGTTCGCGCAGCTGCGCGAGGCCGGGACGGATCGTCTGCTCGACCTGGCCACCAAAGGTTCGGGGCGGACGCCGTGGTCGCGATCGGGCGACGGCCGACT encodes:
- a CDS encoding TonB-dependent receptor, producing MRFTQVLCGTASAVVLVGLGASSAAQAQESDVQTVDSIIVTAQKREQNLQDVPVVVTAVGAKLLQDTGVKDIKDLTILTPGLTVTSTSSEASTTARVRGVGTVGDNPGLESSVGVVIDGVYRPRNGVGFGDLGEMERIEVLKGPQGTLFGKNTSAGVINVMTKEPEFGFGANAELTFGNYDAKGASASVTGPLFEDKLAGRLYVAARQRDGYNDVVTGAGPSKRDQDADQNFYTVRGQLLFIPDDKSTFRVIADYSRRDENCCGAVQIRTGPTSAILAAVSGQATPVAATADPFDRVAYSNRGAPAKIEDKGISLQGDIDLPFGSLTSISAIRNWRTDNGQDSDFSTADITYRNKDGSNYSEFTTYTQELRLAGRSDKFDWLVGAFLADERLENRANFYFGNHYEQYLGRLLSRSATNPAGVANFIALLLNRAPNTSFAPGQGLRDRYDQRATTVALFTNDTWHVTDAFEITAGLRYTSEKKKLDTYQTNTDGGVGCGTALTPAGQARIASIVGAANTGTIIGNLCLPWANALFNGRGTKQERTDKEWSGTVKASYRFSPEVFSYASFARGYKGGGFNLDRTQSSNGLPSGGTGVTPIYDTSFPAEFVDSYELGLKNTLFNRTVLLNISGFYQKFTDFQLNTFLGTSFVVRSIPEVTSKGVDADFLWFTPVRGLTVQSGFTYAETKYGDQPIPNDPGNALALLPGSRLSLAPKYSTSGSLTYETPVGDNMKARFNIGAKYSSSYNTGSDLFPPKVQKSYTVVNGRVGLGSADERWTMELWAQNLLNEKYMQVAFNGPLQGSSGLSATQKTYNAALDTITYDAFLGAPRTYGLTLRSKF